The proteins below come from a single Elstera cyanobacteriorum genomic window:
- a CDS encoding M20 family metallo-hydrolase has translation MTRGGLAAKVQETRLWSRLMALAAIGGTAKGGVCRLALTAEDGAARVRLANWATARGFTVSEDAIGNIYVRRKGTDPTLPPVMTGSHLDTQPTGGKFDGVYGVLAGFEVLEALEDAGVQTRRAIEVVGWMNEEGARFQPGCMGSGVFAGAMPLEAMRAVADKTGATVGASIDALPTVGVSRDFGFPVHAYVEAHIEQGPRLEAAGDTIGIVTGIQGARWFAVEITGSEAHAGTTPRAQRKDALMAALDGIQALRAVMTDPDDQVRFTVGRMEVGPGSPNTVPGRVFFTIDFRHPDAATVQRLGDLVAPTLRAAAGPCGIAITETFTGPPVAFDPLVIEAVTDATKALGYKHHALPSGANHDAKFLARVCPTGMIFIPCLGGVSHNEAESATPEDCTAGARVLAETLLALAQ, from the coding sequence ATGACAAGGGGCGGGCTTGCCGCAAAGGTCCAGGAGACGCGGCTATGGTCGCGGCTGATGGCGCTTGCGGCCATCGGCGGCACGGCGAAAGGCGGCGTCTGCCGTTTGGCGCTGACGGCGGAGGATGGGGCGGCCCGCGTGCGGCTGGCCAATTGGGCGACCGCGCGCGGCTTTACCGTTTCGGAAGATGCCATCGGGAATATCTATGTTCGACGGAAGGGGACGGACCCGACCCTTCCCCCGGTGATGACCGGCAGTCACCTCGATACTCAGCCAACCGGCGGTAAGTTCGATGGTGTGTATGGTGTACTTGCCGGGTTCGAAGTCTTGGAAGCGCTGGAGGACGCCGGGGTGCAAACCCGCCGGGCCATCGAAGTCGTGGGCTGGATGAACGAGGAAGGGGCGCGCTTCCAGCCCGGCTGCATGGGGTCTGGCGTTTTTGCTGGGGCGATGCCGCTGGAGGCGATGCGGGCCGTTGCCGATAAAACGGGCGCAACCGTTGGCGCCAGTATCGATGCGCTGCCGACGGTTGGCGTGTCCCGCGACTTCGGCTTTCCCGTCCATGCCTATGTCGAAGCGCATATCGAACAGGGGCCGCGCTTGGAGGCGGCGGGCGATACCATCGGTATCGTCACCGGCATTCAGGGCGCGCGCTGGTTCGCGGTCGAGATTACCGGCTCGGAAGCCCATGCAGGCACGACGCCGCGCGCCCAGCGGAAAGACGCGCTGATGGCGGCACTCGACGGGATCCAGGCCCTGCGCGCCGTGATGACCGACCCCGACGATCAGGTGCGCTTTACGGTCGGGCGAATGGAGGTTGGCCCCGGGTCACCGAATACGGTGCCGGGCCGGGTGTTTTTCACCATCGATTTTCGCCACCCGGACGCCGCGACCGTGCAGCGCTTGGGCGATTTGGTGGCACCAACCCTGCGCGCTGCCGCTGGTCCATGCGGGATTGCGATCACCGAAACCTTCACCGGCCCGCCGGTTGCCTTCGATCCCTTAGTAATTGAGGCGGTTACCGACGCGACCAAAGCGCTCGGCTACAAGCATCACGCCTTACCGTCCGGCGCCAATCACGACGCGAAATTCCTCGCCCGCGTTTGCCCGACCGGCATGATCTTCATTCCCTGCCTCGGTGGCGTCAGCCATAACGAGGCCGAATCGGCGACGCCGGAAGATTGCACCGCAGGCGCGCGCGTGCTCGCCGAAACCCTGCTGGCCCTGGCCCAATAA
- a CDS encoding M20 family metallopeptidase produces MSFNPAAVRPDLVQILTDLIARPSPFPSGDCTAINAYTADRLKRAGYQVEILARSAETEAKGYTNVVAKLGGGSGPRLVFNAHADTVAVGERSMWHTDPFTAVEKDGLIYGLGAGNGKGNMAVQIWLAEEIARRGGPTQGEVAFTFVSDEENLGPDGMFYLREIGAIKPDVLVLGAQTENQLITAERGVMWVRIETTGKAAHAGNPAAGDNAIMRMLRVLSQLDATLAPRLAARTDGPMQSTNNIGMIRGGHNTNVVPNFCWVELDRRVLPTEKVPDAYAEMKAIVDALPEPEGTVRIELLRGTNGFRAPEGGQGVGAFQRAIQGVTGKPAQFLNATGVSDGRYFADDGIEIINFGPGAGAQGHAANESVPIDQMLTAAEIQLAMVQDLLGVK; encoded by the coding sequence ATGAGCTTCAATCCTGCCGCCGTTCGCCCCGATCTCGTGCAGATTCTGACCGATCTGATCGCCCGCCCCAGCCCGTTCCCCTCCGGCGACTGTACGGCGATCAACGCCTATACCGCCGACCGGCTGAAGCGGGCGGGCTATCAGGTGGAAATCCTCGCCCGCTCGGCAGAGACGGAGGCCAAGGGCTACACCAATGTCGTCGCCAAGCTCGGCGGCGGCAGCGGCCCGCGCCTGGTGTTCAATGCCCACGCTGATACGGTCGCGGTGGGTGAGCGCAGCATGTGGCACACCGATCCCTTCACCGCTGTCGAGAAGGACGGGTTAATCTACGGCCTCGGCGCGGGGAACGGTAAGGGCAATATGGCAGTGCAAATCTGGCTGGCGGAAGAAATCGCCCGGCGCGGTGGGCCGACCCAGGGCGAGGTCGCCTTTACCTTCGTCTCCGACGAGGAAAACCTTGGCCCGGATGGCATGTTCTACCTGCGCGAAATTGGCGCGATTAAGCCGGATGTTCTGGTGTTGGGCGCCCAGACCGAAAACCAGCTTATCACCGCCGAACGCGGCGTGATGTGGGTGCGGATCGAAACCACCGGCAAGGCGGCCCATGCGGGCAATCCGGCGGCGGGCGATAATGCCATCATGCGGATGCTGCGCGTTCTCAGTCAGCTCGATGCGACGCTCGCGCCGCGCTTGGCCGCGCGCACCGATGGACCGATGCAATCGACCAACAATATCGGCATGATCCGGGGCGGCCATAACACCAATGTTGTCCCGAACTTCTGCTGGGTCGAACTCGACCGCCGCGTGCTGCCGACCGAAAAAGTGCCGGATGCTTATGCCGAAATGAAAGCCATCGTCGATGCGCTGCCGGAACCCGAAGGCACTGTCCGCATCGAGCTGTTGCGCGGCACCAACGGCTTCCGTGCCCCGGAAGGCGGCCAGGGGGTTGGCGCTTTCCAGCGTGCGATCCAGGGCGTTACCGGCAAGCCCGCGCAGTTCCTCAATGCGACCGGCGTCTCCGACGGGCGTTATTTTGCCGATGATGGCATCGAAATCATCAACTTTGGTCCCGGCGCGGGCGCCCAAGGCCATGCCGCCAATGAAAGCGTGCCGATCGATCAAATGCTAACCGCCGCCGAAATCCAACTGGCGATGGTTCAGGATTTGCTGGGCGTAAAATAA